Genomic window (Mesorhizobium sp. M4B.F.Ca.ET.058.02.1.1):
TTGGCGCGCGCGGTGCGGACATAGTCCTCGCCCAGCACCTCGAGCATGGCCGAGCGCGTCTGGCGGGCGATCACCGCCAGCGGGATGGTGCCGAGCACGATCGCCGGCAGCACGAGGTGACTGAGTGCCGAGCGGAAGGCATCCCATTTGCCGTAGAGGATGCTGTCGATGGTCATGAACCCGGTGATCGGCTTGAAGAAGAACTGCAGGCCCATGCGGCCGGAGACCGGCGTCCAGCCGAGATAGCCGGAGAAGAAGATGATCAGCAGCAGGCCCCACCAGAAGATCGGCATCGAATAGCCGACAAGGGCTGTGCCCATCAGCGACTGGTCGAACCACGAGCCACGCTTGACCGCTGCGAAGATGCCGGCCGGGATGCCGAGCACCATGGCGAAGATCATGGCGAAGAAGGAGAGCTCCAGCGTCGCCGGGAAGAGCGTCTTGAACTCCTCGATAACCGGCCGCTTGGAGGAGATGGAAACACCGAAATCGCCGGTGGCGACCTCGCCGACGTAGCGCGCATATTGCTGCCAGATCGGCAGATTGTAGCCGAACTGTTCCTTGAGCTCTTCGTAGCGCGCCGGCGTCACGCCATGCTCGCCGGCCATGGCGAGGATGGGGTCGCCGGGCAGCAGCCTGACGAAGGCGAAGGCACAGATGGTGATGCCGACCAGCGTCGGGATCAGAAGCGCGATTTTGTTGAGAAGATATCGGAGCATCTTGAAAAAGGGGCGGCGCCGTACGGCGCCGCCCGCTCTAGAGTTCTATTCGGCCTTGTCGGTGCCGTCGAAGCGGTGGATGCCTAGCGGGTCCATCATGAAGCCGCTGACATTCTTGCGCACAACCGCATAGACCTGGCTGTGGGCCAGGAGGAAGGCCGGGGCCTGCTTCTGGAAGACAACCTGGGCCTGCTCGTAGAGCTTGGTGCGCTCGGCCTGGTCGCTGGTCTTCTTGGCCTTCTGGATCAGGTCCTCGAAGTCCTTGTCGCACCAGCTCGAGTAGTTCGAGACGCCGATTGCCGAGCAGGCGAAGAGGGTGGCGAAGAAGTTGTCCGGATCGCCATTGTCACCAGTCCAGCCGATCTGGAAGGCGCCGGGGCGCTCCTTCTTCTTGCCTTCCTCGCGATACTTCGTCCACTCGTAGTTGACGATCTCGGCCTTAACGCCGACCTTGGCCCAGTCGGCCTGGATCAGTTCGGCGGCGCGCTGGAAGTTCGGGTTGTACGGACGAACGCGGTCGGACGCCCAGAGCTGGATTTCCTTCAGCCCGGCGTCGGCGAGCACCTTCTTGGCCGCTTCCGGATCATAGGAATCGAACTTCACGTCCTTGTTCCACGACCACATGGTCGGCGGGATCAGGTTCTGGGCCGGCGTGGCGCCGGCATCCTGGAACAGCGACTTGATCAGCGCCTCCCGGTCGATCGCCTGGTTCAGCGCGTGCCGAACCTCGGGCTTGTCCAGCGGCGGGATCGTCGTGTTGTAGCTCATGTAGCCGATGTTCAGTCCGGCCTGGTCGAGCAGGTTGACGTCCTGGTTGGCCTTGATCGTGCCAATGTCGGCGGGGTTCGGATAGGGCGCGACGTCGCATTCGCCGGCCAGCACCTTCTGGATGCGCGCGGTGGCGTCGGGCGTGATGGCGAAGACGAGATCGTCGATCTTTTCCTTGCCCTTGAAATAGTCGGGGTTGGCCGCGTAGCGGATGACCGAATCCAGCTGGTAGTCGACGAACTGGAACGGCCCGGTGCCGATCGGCTTGGTCGAGAAGTCGGCCATTTTGCCGTCCTTCGCGAGCTGATCGGCGTATTCCTTCGACACGATCGAGGCGAAGTCCATGCCGAGGTTGGCCAGCATCGGCGCGTTCGGCTCGGTCAGCGTCAGCTTGACGGTCAGATCATCGACCTTTTCCCACTTGGCGACGTATTTCGGCATGTCCATGCCGGTGTAGTAATCCCAGGTCAGGTTCGGGAGGTACTTCTCGCCGTTCCAGGGATTTTCCTTGTTGAACTGACGGTCGAAGGAGAAGACGACGTCATCGGCATTGAGATCGCGGGTCGGCTTGAAATAGTCGGTGGTCTGGAACTTCACGCCCGGATGCAGGTGGAAAGTATAGACCAGGCCGTCGTCCGAGATTTCCCACTTGTCGGCGAGGCCGGGCTCGATCTCGGTACCGCCATGCTTGAATTCGACAAGGCGCGAATAGACGGTGCGCGAAGAGGCGTCGAAATCGTTACCGCCCGTCGTCGTACCCGGGTCGAAATTGGCCGGCGATGCTTCCGAGCAATAGACCAGCGTCTTGGCGTTGGCCACGCCACCGAGGACGCTTGCAGCCAGCAACGCGGCTGCAAAAGTCAGTTTCTTTTTCATTGAGCACTCCCTGATGTTCTGCCAAGCCCCTCTAGCAGGCTCGCGAAGCGCGCATATAAGCACCGTTTTTCTGGCTTTGGAACACCCCGTTTGCGTACCCCACGGGAAGCAGGAAAAGAATCCGCAATCTCCTAAAATGGCAGAAAAAATTAGCAGATTTTTCCGCTCACGATAATGTTAACGACCGCATTTTTTTATTGATCGGCGCTCTCGCGAAATCGACGCGGCGCGGCCTTCCTTCGCATGGGCGCTGCTCAGGAAGATGCGTTACGGGTAGCGGAGAAGAAAAGGATTTCGACGGCAAATCTTTCCCGTTCTGCCGCAAGGGCAAGACTTGCATGGCCGAGGATAGTCGCAATACATAGACGGCACGCTGGATTTCCTGAGGAATCCGCAACCATTGCGGCGGAGGACGCTCCTGTCATTCAGAGGCGGCGCGGCACGAGTGAACGACGACGGGAGGGACAGGGTGGCGAAGGCAGCAAAGACGACGGCTCCGGCCAAGACGAAGACCGCTTCGAAGGCAGCCGCCCCTGTGAAGGACACCGCAAAACCACAGGCTAAGGCTGGCGCCGGAAAGGCCGCCAAGCCTGCCGCGACGAAAGCTCGAGCAGCGGCCAAGCCGGCTGCCGCCAAGTCCGCTGCAACAAAGCCCGCTGCCGCAAAGCCGGCCGCGAAGGCAGCTCCGACAAAAGCGATCTCGCCAGCGCCGGCAGCGAAGCCGGCGCCGGCCAAGAGGTTGCCTAAGGCGCTGACGGAGCTTGCCGCCGGGCTGCCGGAAAAGCCGTGGCTGGCAAGCTATTCAAAGAACATGCCGGCCGAGATCGGCCCCCTGCCCTACGGCTCGATCGGCGACTTCCTGGTCGGCGCCTGCAAGCAGTTTGCCGGCCAGCCGGCCTTCGTCTGCATGGGCAAGGCCATCA
Coding sequences:
- a CDS encoding ABC transporter permease subunit — translated: MLRYLLNKIALLIPTLVGITICAFAFVRLLPGDPILAMAGEHGVTPARYEELKEQFGYNLPIWQQYARYVGEVATGDFGVSISSKRPVIEEFKTLFPATLELSFFAMIFAMVLGIPAGIFAAVKRGSWFDQSLMGTALVGYSMPIFWWGLLLIIFFSGYLGWTPVSGRMGLQFFFKPITGFMTIDSILYGKWDAFRSALSHLVLPAIVLGTIPLAVIARQTRSAMLEVLGEDYVRTARAKGLSSARVIGVHALRNALIPVVTTIGLQVGTLLAGAILTETIFAWPGIGKWMVDSIFKRDYVVVQSGLLLIALIVMAVNLIVDVLYAVINPRIRAA
- a CDS encoding ABC transporter substrate-binding protein → MKKKLTFAAALLAASVLGGVANAKTLVYCSEASPANFDPGTTTGGNDFDASSRTVYSRLVEFKHGGTEIEPGLADKWEISDDGLVYTFHLHPGVKFQTTDYFKPTRDLNADDVVFSFDRQFNKENPWNGEKYLPNLTWDYYTGMDMPKYVAKWEKVDDLTVKLTLTEPNAPMLANLGMDFASIVSKEYADQLAKDGKMADFSTKPIGTGPFQFVDYQLDSVIRYAANPDYFKGKEKIDDLVFAITPDATARIQKVLAGECDVAPYPNPADIGTIKANQDVNLLDQAGLNIGYMSYNTTIPPLDKPEVRHALNQAIDREALIKSLFQDAGATPAQNLIPPTMWSWNKDVKFDSYDPEAAKKVLADAGLKEIQLWASDRVRPYNPNFQRAAELIQADWAKVGVKAEIVNYEWTKYREEGKKKERPGAFQIGWTGDNGDPDNFFATLFACSAIGVSNYSSWCDKDFEDLIQKAKKTSDQAERTKLYEQAQVVFQKQAPAFLLAHSQVYAVVRKNVSGFMMDPLGIHRFDGTDKAE